Proteins encoded by one window of Vitis riparia cultivar Riparia Gloire de Montpellier isolate 1030 chromosome 11, EGFV_Vit.rip_1.0, whole genome shotgun sequence:
- the LOC117924724 gene encoding LOW QUALITY PROTEIN: translation initiation factor eIF-2B subunit epsilon-like (The sequence of the model RefSeq protein was modified relative to this genomic sequence to represent the inferred CDS: inserted 1 base in 1 codon): protein MATQYNHSSFRHQERGNQSKWFREKDQLGEDAEELVHVPLQAILLADSFAQKFRPITLERPKVLLPLVNVPMIDYTLAWLESIGIEEVFVFCCVHSKQVINYLENSHWFSLPHFDVTTIESHNSVSAGDALRLIFERHVIHEDFVLITGDTVSNMSLTQALQEHKDRREKDNNVVMTMVIKRSKPSPITHQSQLGTDELXMAIDPYTKQLLDYEDKADHLKGTSSLEKMLLADNPSISLHNDKHNCYIDICSSEVLSIFTDNFDYQHWRHHFIKGLLVDDVCFAHFCELLWIISGEWIYVCMGNTCTQIPTYAL from the exons ATGG CAACACAATACAATCATTCATCATTCAGACACCAAGAAAGAGGTAATCAAAGCAAATGGTTCAGAGAAAAGGATCAACTAGGCGAAGATGCAGAAGAGCTTGTCCACGTCCCTCTTCAGGCCATTCTCTTGGCGGACAGCTTCGCCCAGAAGTTCCGCCCCATCACCCTTGAACGCCCCAAA GTACTGCTGCCATTGGTGAATGTTCCCATGATAGACTACACTTTAGCGTGGCTTGAGTCTATTGGGATTGAGGAGGTTTTTGTCTTTTGCTGTGTGCATTCGAAACAGGTTATCAACTATTTGGAGAATTCCCATTGGTTTTCTTTGCCACACTTTGATGTCACCACAATAGAGTCACACAATTCTGTCAGTGCCGGTGATGCGCTGCGTCTGATTTTCGAGCGGCATGTG ATACATGAAGACTTCGTCCTTATTACTGGAGATACAGTAAGCAACATGTCACTTACACAGGCACTTCAAGAGCATAAGGATAGAAGGGAGAAGGATAATAATGTTGTAATGACTATGGTTATTAAACGGTCAAAGCCTTCTCCGATTACTCATCAATCTCAACTTGGTACTGATGAGC TTATGGCAATTGATCCTTACACAAAGCAACTTCTAGATTATGAGGATAAGGCAGACCATTTGAAAGGGACTTCATCTCTTGAGAAAATGTTACTAGCTGACAATCCTTCAATTTCCCTCCACAATGACAAGCAT AATTGCTATATTGACATCTGCTCCTCGGAAGTCCTCAGTATTTTCACTGACAATTTTGACTATCAACATTGGCGGCATCATTTCATCAAGGGATTGCTTGTCGATGATGTATGTTTTGCTCATTTCTGTGAGTTACTTTGGATCATTTCAGGAGAATGGATTTATGTTTGCATGGGCAACACATGCACACAAATTCCCACATATGCACTCTGA